Proteins encoded by one window of Paenibacillus sp. DCT19:
- the moaC gene encoding cyclic pyranopterin monophosphate synthase MoaC, with protein sequence MVLSSDVHNGQTSGGEFTHFNEQGRARMVDISGKEATVRKAVAVSKVTMQPTTLEAIREGRIGKGDVLAVAQIAGIQGAKKTSDWIPMCHPLALTGVDIRFHDNGVDEIQIEATVKTEGKTGVEMEALTAASAAALTIYDMCKALQKDMIIGPTMLQSKSGGKNGDFNR encoded by the coding sequence ATTGAGTTCAGATGTACACAATGGACAGACTTCCGGAGGGGAGTTTACCCATTTTAATGAACAGGGACGGGCTCGAATGGTTGATATTTCGGGCAAGGAGGCGACCGTTCGTAAAGCAGTGGCGGTGTCCAAAGTAACGATGCAACCAACTACGCTTGAAGCGATTCGTGAAGGACGCATTGGTAAAGGAGACGTATTGGCTGTTGCTCAAATCGCAGGTATCCAAGGGGCTAAGAAAACGTCAGACTGGATTCCGATGTGCCATCCTCTTGCACTTACAGGTGTAGATATCCGTTTTCACGACAACGGTGTGGATGAGATACAGATTGAAGCAACGGTTAAAACCGAAGGTAAGACTGGGGTCGAGATGGAGGCACTTACGGCAGCCTCGGCTGCGGCGCTAACGATCTATGACATGTGTAAAGCCTTGCAAAAAGATATGATTATCGGTCCGACCATGCTGCAATCCAAAAGTGGTGGAAAAAACGGGGATTTCAATCGTTAA